A single region of the Brachypodium distachyon strain Bd21 chromosome 3, Brachypodium_distachyon_v3.0, whole genome shotgun sequence genome encodes:
- the LOC100837097 gene encoding uncharacterized protein LOC100837097 codes for MYPLNPSYCYSVIPKTAASDRARKLSSWSAMGQEGTEEKTRPDPAAVEIQEKGEVFFFYRPKVNRDEARSPDDVQRMYVVLRPESAPGRDRPAVELKQSPDSGKEGTKRRKTGDGDDKKAPEGGHGQEEVNMEEAPLLRVIVMGKKSLPDPGKKKKKKKKKKKKQGRPSWGYVELVTTSVEDVKDALRGEDYDTKTRGKRHRPEARALGEGVYRILKHHHSGHGGRAAHTHLVYKLELPCSKDEGGEEGGAGEPQEAMNVEPEASFVLQIKNPEGQNSGGGGFGGLQGKRKAEFPEHLKERFGGNRYAPADPPDLLNYEGCELLLISASDDVEEELGLELHTETGTEEGGGGARCSDLVEMFGDVAHVKPLLSGTWD; via the exons ATGTATCCACTGAATCCTAGCTACTGCTACTCCGTAATTCCTAAGACAGCAGCAAGCGATCGAGCGAGAAAGTTAAGCAGCTGGTCAGCCATGGGGCAAGAAGGCACggaggagaagacgaggccgGACCCGGCAGCAGTGGAGATCCAGGAGAAGGGCGAGGTGTTCTTCTTCTACCGTCCCAAGGTGAACCGCGACGAGGCGCGCAGCCCCGACGACGTCCAGCGGATGTACGTCGTCCTCCGCCCGGAGTCCGCCCCGGGCCGCGACCGCCCCGCCGTCGAGCTCAAGCAGTCGCCGGACTCCGGCAAGGAGGGCACCAAGAGACGCAAGACAGGCGATGGTGATGACAAGAAAGCACCCGAAGGCGGCCACGGCCAAGAG GAGGTGAACATGGAGGaagcgccgctgctgcgggTGATCgtgatggggaagaagagccTGCCGGacccggggaagaagaagaagaagaagaagaagaagaagaagaagcagggcCGGCCAAGCTGGGGCTACGTGGAGCTGGTCACCACGAGCGTCGAGGACGTGAAGGACGCGCTCAGGGGCGAAGACTACGACACCAAGACCCGGGGCAAGCGGCACCGGCCGGAGGCCCGGGCGCTCGGCGAGGGCGTCTACCGCATCCTCAAGCACCACCAttccggccatggcggccgcgccgcccacaCGCACCTCGTGTACAAGCTCGAGCTCCCCTGTTCCAAGGACGaaggcggcgaagaaggcggtGCTGGGGAGCCGCAGGAGGCCATGAACGTGGAGCCGGAGGCGTCGTTCGTGCTGCAGATCAAGAACCCCGAGGGGCAGAATTCCGGTGGTGGGGGGTTTGGGGGTTTGCAGGGGAAGCGGAAGGCCGAGTTCCCGGAGCACTTGAAGGAGAGGTTTGGGGGGAACCGGTATGCGCCGGCTGACCCGCCGGATTTGCTCAACTATGAAGGGTGTGAGCTGCTGCTGATCTCGGCGTCGGATGAtgtcgaggaggagctggggCTGGAGCTGCACACGGAGACGGGAACAGAggagggcggaggaggagcaaggtGCTCGGACCTGGTGGAGATGTTCGGCGACGTGGCGCACGTGAAGCCGCTGCTCAGCGGCACCTGGGACTAG
- the LOC100844093 gene encoding AIG2-like protein D isoform X1, translating into MASPPPPPASAAAAAGATNSVFVYGTLMAEEVVRVLLGRVPPSSPALLPNHQRFSIKGRVYPAILPVDGSRVSGKVFRGLTDGELDVLDIFEDEEYVREIVGISLTESSDTMLAYAYIWGNVDDPDLYGEWDFDEWRKVHLNDYLTMTQDFKEELEQLEQKTHD; encoded by the exons ATGGcgtcgcctccacctccgccggcttccgccgccgccgccgccggagccacCAACAGCGTGTTCGTCTACGGCACCCTGATGGCGGAAGAGGTCGTGCGCGTCCTCCTCGGCCGCGTCCCTCCGTCCTCCCCCGCGCTCCTCCCCAACCa CCAGAGGTTCAGCATCAAGGGGCGCGTCTACCCGGCGATTCTGCCCGTCGACGGCAGCAGAGTCTCAGGAAAG GTTTTCAGGGGACTCACTGATGGGGAGCTCGATGTGCTGGACATATTTGAAGACGAGGAGTATGTGAGGGAAATTGTTGGCATCTCCCTGACT GAATCGTCGGATACAATGCTTGCCTATGCATACATATGGGGGAATGTGGACGATCCTGACCTCTATGGTGAATGGGATTTTGAT GAGTGGAGGAAGGTGCACCTAAATGATTATCTCACAATGACACAAGATTTCAAGGAGGAACTGGAACAACTCGAACAGAAGACACATGATTGA
- the LOC100842244 gene encoding auxin response factor 5, translating to MAQQTPAMSSALAAAAAAAPCEGERKAATINGELWHACAGPLVSLPPVGSLVVYFPQGHSEQVAASMQKDVEAQVPNYPNLPSKLICLLHSVILQADPDTDEVYAQMTLQPVNTYAKEALQLSELALRQARPQMEFFCKTLTASDTSTHGGFSVPRRAAEKIFPSLDFSLQPPCQELQARDIHDNIWTFRHIFRGQPKRHLLTTGWSLFVSGKKLFAGDSVIFVRDEKHQLLLGIRRANRQPTNISSSVLSSDSMHIGVLAAAAHAAANSSPFTIFYNPRASPTEFVIPFAKYQKAMYSNQISLGMRFRMTCETEELGTRRYMGTITGISDLDPVRWKSSQWRSLQVGWDESAAGERRNRVSIWEIEPLAAPFFICPQPFFGVKRSRQLDDESSEMENLWKRAMPWLGEEVCIKDAQTQGATIPGLSLVQWMNMNRQQSSSLASTSMQSEYLRSASNPAMQNFGAADLARQLYMQNHLLQQNNIHLNSSKLHEQAKPVNDLCKETLPLDQLGAIRKQQDQNQDGGSQQRQQQSSNQVIPLSQAQTNIVQAQVILQNQMQQQQQQQQQQPSPTQNQQGASVQQLLQSHQQQDQNLQLQQQLLLQQQLKQQHQQQQQQQQQQLNKLPGQLVNLASQQTKLSDQELHLQLMQKLQQHSLMSQSAVTLSRLPLIQDQQKFLVDMQQQLSNSDALAQQVIPQQQERRTSLQTTQVPPPMQQEQQQQHKLSQKQVAPADVSEAAFTPISSSSVMSKTGNTKIISRTAQSALTEEMPSCSTSPSTANGNHFAQPNISRNEHCRISTEKVPHSTAQMFIPTSIEAVTPIITKELPKLNNNVIPSVTTSKLPNGVSGLQNFMNNVVPTDNLETASSATSLWPSQTDGLLHQGFPSSNFNQHQMFKDALPDVEIQGVDPSSSALFEMNNDGPLGFPIETEGLLGNALDSVKYQNYISTDDENNYRMQKDARQEISTSMVSQSFGQSDMAFNSIDSAINDGALLNRNSWPPAPPPQRMRTFTKVYKRGAVGRSIDIGKYSGYGELNQALARMFGIEGQLEDRQRIGWKLVYTDHEDDVLLLGDDPWEEFVNCVRCIRILSPQEVQQMSLDGDLGNTVLPNQACSSSDGGNAWRPRGDQNSRNPSIGPFDQFE from the exons ATGGCGCAGCAGACGCCGGCGATGAGCTctgccctcgccgccgccgccgccgcggcgccgtgCGAAG GGGAGCGGAAGGCGGCGACCATCAACGGGGAGCTGTGGCACGCGTGCGCGGGCCCGCTCGtgtcgctgccgccggtggGCAGCCTCGTCGTCTACTTCCCCCAAGGCCACAGCGAGCAG GTAGCAGCTTCTATGCAAAAGGACGTTGAAGCACAAGTGCCAAACTACCCTAATCTTCCGTCGAAGTTGATATGTCTTCTCCACAGTGTTATTTTGCAA GCAGACCCAGACACTGATGAAGTTTATGCCCAGATGACTCTCCAGCCCGTAAATACA TATGCGAAAGAGGCATTGCAGCTGTCAGAGCTTGCACTAAGACAAGCAAGGCCACAGATGGAGTTCTTTTGTAAGACCCTGACAGCAAGTGATACAAGCACACATGGAGGTTTCTCTGTGCCTCGTCGTGCTGCAGAGAAGATATTCCCTTCCCTG GACTTCTCTTTGCAGCCTCCTTGTCAAGAACTGCAAGCAAGAGATATACATGACAACATCTGGACATTTCGTCATATATTCCGAG GTCAGCCCAAAAGGCATTTACTTACTACTGGTTGGAGCCTCTTTGTGAGTGGCAAGAAGCTATTTGCTGGCGATTCTGTCATTTTTGTTAG GGATGAAAAGCACCAACTTCTACTAGGAATCAGGCGAGCTAATCGGCAACCCACAAACATATCATCTTCAGTACTTTCAAGCGATAGTATGCACATAGGGGTCCTTGCTGCAGCTGCCCATGCTGCTGCCAATTCCAGTCCATTTACCATATTTTACAACCCTAG GGCCAGTCCTACTGAATTTGTTATCCCATTTGCCAAATACCAGAAGGCAATGTATAGTAATCAGATCTCTTTAGGGATGCGCTTCCGCATGACGTGTGAGACCGAGGAATTAGGGACCAGAAG GTACATGGGTACGATAACCGGAATAAGTGACCTAGATCCAGTGAGATGGAAAAGTTCCCAGTGGCGCAGCTTACAG GTTGGCTGGGATGAGTCAGCGGCAGGCGAAAGGAGGAACAGAGTTTCAATCTGGGAAATTGAACCACTTGCTGCTCCATTTTTCATATGCCCCCAGCCATTTTTTGGTGTGAAGCGCTCTAGACAATTAG ATGACGAGTCATCAGAGATGGAAAATCTTTGGAAGAGAGCAATGCCTTGGCTTGGTGAGGAGGTGTGCATAAAAGACGCTCAAACCCAGGGTGCCACAATACCTGGACTGAGCTTGGTTCAGTGGATGAACATGAACAGGCAGCAGAGCTCCTCATTAGCTAGCACGTCCATGCAGTCCGAGTACCTGCGATCTGCAAGTAACCCTGCAATGCAAAATTTTGGTGCTGCCGATCTTGCAAGGCAGTTATATATGCAGAACCATCTCCTTCAACAGAACAACATACATTTGAATTCTTCCAAGCTCCATGAGCAAGCGAAACCTGTCAATGATTTGTGCAAAGAAACACTTCCGTTGGATCAACTTGGTGCCATCAGGAAACAACAAGATCAGAACCAAGATGGTGGCAGCCAGCAAAGGCAACAACAGTCCAGTAACCAAGTAATTCCCTTAAGCCAGGCTCAAACAAATATTGTCCAGGCTCAAGTAATTCTCCAGAAtcagatgcagcagcagcagcagcaacaacaacaacaaccatcTCCAACTCAAAACCAGCAAGGGGCCAGTGTCCAGCAGCTGCTTCAGTCCCATCAACAGCAGGACCAAAATTTgcaactgcagcagcagcttttACTTCAGCAACAGTTAAAGCAGCagcaccaacaacaacagcagcagcagcaacagcagctaAATAAGTTGCCTGGACAGCTAGTTAATCTGGCGAGTCAGCAAACAAAGTTGTCAGATCAAGAACTCCACTTGCAGCTGATGCAGAAACTACAGCAGCATTCACTGATGTCGCAATCTGCAGTTACACTGTCACGACTACCACTAATCCAAGACCAGCAGAAGTTTCTTGTGGACATGCAACAACAATTGTCGAATTCGGATGCACTTGCGCAACAAGTAATTCCCCAACAACAAGAACGCAGAACTTCATTGCAGACAACACAAGTGCCACCGCCCATGCAGCAagagcaacagcaacagcataAGCTTTCACAGAAACAAGTTGCACCTGCAGATGTTTCAGAAGCTGCTTTTACACCGATCTCATCGTCCAGTGTGATGTCAAAAACTGGAAACACTAAGATAATTTCACGTACTGCACAGTCTGCACTTACAGAAGAAATGCCTTCTTGTTCGACATCACCTTCCACAGCTAATGGCAATCATTTTGCACAGCCAAACATTAGCAGGAATGAGCATTGCAGGATCAGTACGGAAAAGGTGCCACACTCTACTGCTCAAATGTTTATTCCGACCTCCATTGAAGCTGTAACTCCAATAATAACCAAGGAATTACCGAAGTTGAATAATAATGTTATTCCAAGTGTGACCACCTCGAAATTACCAAATGGTGTGTCTGGCcttcaaaatttcatgaaCAATGTTGTGCCAACTGATAACCTGGAAACAGCTTCATCAGCAACTTCATTATGGCCTTCCCAAACAGATGGACTGTTGCATCAAGGTTTCCCCAGTTCTAACTTCAATCAGCATCAGATGTTCAAAGATGCACTTCCTGATGTAGAAATTCAGGGTGTGGATCCAAGTAGCAGTGCGCTGTTTGAGATGAACAATGATGGCCCATTGGGCTTCCCAATTGAAACAGAAGGCTTGTTGGGAAATGCACTTGATTCTGTCAAGTATCAAAATTATATCTCAACTGATGATGAAAACAACTATCGGATGCAGAAGGATGCTCGTCAAGAGATATCAACTTCTATGGTTTCGCAGTCATTTGGTCAGTCAGACATGGCTTTTAATTCCATCGATTCTGCAATCAATGATGGTGCCTTATTGAACAGAAATTCTTGGCCCCCTGCCCCTCCACCACAGAGGATGCGTACATTCACTAAG GTGTACAAACGTGGAGCTGTAGGCCGGTCCATTGACATTGGTAAGTACTCTGGATATGGAGAATTAAATCAAGCTTTGGCCCGCATGTTTGGTATAGAGGGGCAACTTGAAGACCGACAGAGAATAGGATGGAAGCTAGTCTACACAGATCATGAGGACGATGTCCTACTTCTCGGCGATGACCCATGGGA GGAGTTTGTGAATTGCGTGAGGTGCATTAGGATCCTGTCCCCTCAAGAAGTGCAACAGATGAGTTTGGATGGTGATCTGGGGAACACTGTCCTTCCCAATCAGGCTTGCAGCAGCTCAGACGGCGGGAATGCTTGGAGGCCCCGTGGTGACCAGAACTCCAGGAACCCTTCTATCGGCCCCTTCGACCAATTCGAATGA
- the LOC100844093 gene encoding AIG2-like protein D isoform X2, whose protein sequence is MASPPPPPASAAAAAGATNSVFVYGTLMAEEVVRVLLGRVPPSSPALLPNHQRFSIKGRVYPAILPVDGSRVSGKVFRGLTDGELDVLDIFEDEEYVREIVGISLTESSDTMLAYAYIWGNVDDPDLYGEWDFDYPFKHCLLKMLI, encoded by the exons ATGGcgtcgcctccacctccgccggcttccgccgccgccgccgccggagccacCAACAGCGTGTTCGTCTACGGCACCCTGATGGCGGAAGAGGTCGTGCGCGTCCTCCTCGGCCGCGTCCCTCCGTCCTCCCCCGCGCTCCTCCCCAACCa CCAGAGGTTCAGCATCAAGGGGCGCGTCTACCCGGCGATTCTGCCCGTCGACGGCAGCAGAGTCTCAGGAAAG GTTTTCAGGGGACTCACTGATGGGGAGCTCGATGTGCTGGACATATTTGAAGACGAGGAGTATGTGAGGGAAATTGTTGGCATCTCCCTGACT GAATCGTCGGATACAATGCTTGCCTATGCATACATATGGGGGAATGTGGACGATCCTGACCTCTATGGTGAATGGGATTTTGAT TATCCATTCAAGCACTGTCTTTTAAAAATGTTGATTTAG
- the LOC100843778 gene encoding achilleol B synthase encodes MWRLKVGEGGGGGSSAWLRSTNGFLGRAVWEFDAGAGTPEERAQVETLRREFADGRFRRRESADLLLRLQYAKQNQQHQLQEDGDLGRRRLPPMRKLKEEDEVTDEVTLASLRRALDQFSSLQSGDGCWPGDFSGIMFIMPGLIFALHVTRSIGTVLSPEHRREILRYIYNHQNEDGGWGTLVLGSSSMFGTCSNYITLRLLGEELDGNSSLARGRGWILSHGGATLVPQWGKIWLSILGVYDWSGNNPIFPELWLAPQFLPFHPGKFWCLCRLVYLPMAYLYGKRFVGPVTPTVLAIREEIYDIPYHTVDWGQARNACAKEDLLCPRTALQNAVWTSLYKCVEPVLSSWPINKLRERALKNLMEHIHYEDENTQYLCICSVSKALNMVCCWDENPNSEAFKRHLARVPDFLWLSEDGMKAQVYDGCQSWETSLIIQSVCATDLVSEYGPTMERANAFMKNSQVLWNHPGDPSYSHRHRSKGSWTLSSADNGWTVSDTTAEALKAVLLLSRISSKLVGDPIERERVHDAVDCLLSFVNKDGTFSTYECKRTSAWIEILNPCESFPNMIIDHPYPECTSSVLQALVLFKEQHSGYRTKEIEKCITNAAKFIESRQGEDGSWLGTWGVCFTYWAFFSVKALVAAGRTYENSSSIRKACHFILSKQLKTGGWGESHVSNETKAYVNIEGDRAHAVNTAWAMLTLIYAGQIERNPAPLHRAAKELINMQMDTGDFPQQEHVGCFNCSLFFNYPNYRNLFPVWALGEYRRRLCSKNINGSPSS; translated from the exons ATGTGGAGGCTGAAGGtcggggagggcggcggcggcgggtcgtCGGCGTGGCTGCGGTCGACGAACGGGTTCCTGGGCCGGGCCGTGTGGGAGttcgacgccggcgccggcacgcCGGAGGAGCGGGCCCAGGTGGAGACGCTGCGCCGGGAGTTCGCCGACGGCCGCTTCCGGCGCAGGGAGTCCGCCGACCTCCTCTTGCGCCTGCAG TATGCCAAACAAAACCAGCAACACCAGCTGCAGGAAGATGGTGATCTCGGGCGTCGTCGTCTGCCTCCCATGAGAAAActcaaggaggaggacgaggtcACCGACGAGGTCACGCTGGCATCGCTGCGGCGAGCCCTCGACCAGTTCTCCTCGCTGCAATCGGGCGATGGCTGCTGGCCCGGCGACTTCAGTGGGATCATGTTCATCATGCCCGGCTTG ATATTTGCTCTACATGTCACTAGGTCGATCGGCACCGTGTTGTCGCCAGAGCATCGGCGAGAGATACTGCGCTACATTTACAACCATCAG AACGAAGACGGAGGATGGGGCACGTTGGTCTTGGGCTCGAGCAGCATGTTCGGCACGTGCTCAAACTACATCACCCTAAGGCTCCTCGGCGAGGAGCTAGATGGGAATTCTTCGTTGGCGCGGGGACGTGGCTGGATATTATCCCACGGCGGCGCGACTCTTGTGCCGCAGTGGGGCAAGATATGGCTCTCG ATACTTGGGGTGTACGATTGGTCCGGGAATAATCCGATCTTCCCAGAACTATGGTTGGCGCCACAATTCCTCCCGTTCCATCCAG GGAAATTCTGGTGCCTGTGCCGTTTGGTGTACCTCCCCATGGCGTATCTGTACGGGAAGAGATTCGTGGGGCCCGTCACGCCGACGGTTCTTGCAATAAGGGAGGAGATCTACGACATCCCCTACCACACGGTTGACTGGGGCCAGGCTCGTAACGCCTGTGCAAAG GAGGACCTTCTGTGTCCACGTACAGCGTTGCAGAATGCTGTGTGGACTTCACTCTACAAGTGTGTGGAGCCAGTCCTGAGCAGCTGGCCAATCAACAAGCTGAGGGAGAGAGCTCTGAAAAACCTCATGGAGCACATCCATTACGAGGATGAGAACACGCAGTACCTCTGCATATGCTCTGTTAGCAAG GCTCTGAACATGGTCTGCTGCTGGGATGAAAATCCGAATTCGGAAGCGTTCAAGCGGCATCTTGCAAGGGTACCTGATTTCTTGTGGCTCTCGGAAGATGGCATGAAGGCGCAG GTGTATGATGGCTGCCAGAGCTGGGAGACATCTCTCATAATTCAATCAGTTTGCGCTACTGATCTCGTTAGTGAGTATGGTCCAACTATGGAGAGAGCCAATGCGTTCATGAAAAATTCACAG GTTCTATGGAATCATCCCGGTGACCCAAGCTATTCACACCGCCACAGATCGAAGGGTTCATGGACTCTTTCAAGTGCTGACAATGGATGGACTGTATCTGACACTACCGCAGAAGCACTTAAG GCCGTACTGTTGCTGTCAAGGATTTCTAGCAAGCTCGTTGGGGACCCAATAGAAAGAGAAAGGGTGCATGATGCTGTTGATTGCCTTCTATCTTTTGTG aacAAAGATGGTACCTTTTCTACATATGAATGTAAAAGAACTTCTGCCTGGATAGAG ATCCTCAATCCTTGTGAGAGTTTTCCAAACATGATCATCGATCATCC ATATCCGGAGTGCACCTCCTCTGTGCTTCAAGCCCTGGTGCTGTTCAAAGAACAACATTCTGGTTATCGTACTAAGGagatagaaaaatgtatcacAAATGCCGCAAAGTTTATTGAGAGCagacaaggagaagatggTTCATG GCTAGGCACCTGGGGTGTGTGCTTCACCTATTGGGCGTTCTTTTCAGTTAAAGCATTAGTCGCAGCTGGAAGAACGTATGAGAACAGTTCTTCCATCAGGAAGGCATGCCACTTTATATTATCAAAGCAGCTCAAAACTGGTGGATGGGGAGAAAGTCATGTCTCTAATGAAACAAAG GCTTATGTAAATATTGAAGGTGACCGTGCTCATGCAGTGAATACTGCTTGGGCAATGTTGACTTTAATATATGCTGGGCAG ATTGAACGAAATCCAGCACCACTTCATCGGGCTGCAAAAGAATTGATCAATATGCAGATGGATACAGGAGACTTTCCCCAACAA GAACACGTCGGATGCTTCAACTGCTCCCTGTTCTTCAATTACCCGAACTACCGCAACCTGTTCCCTGTTTGGGCTCTCGGGGAGTACCGTCGTCGTCTTTGCTCGAAAAATATAAACGGGTCTCCATCGTCGTGA
- the LOC100843169 gene encoding cytosolic sulfotransferase 5: protein MASTPPPSTALSSIGPVPFKDVAGAGGEGHRGVPPPEEFSGTVAAMPTTNMLGFKLHRHQDTWVVDACLTGVLSVQRRFAPRPGDVVLASPPKCGTTWLKALAFAVMARAAYPPSLASNEEHPLLRLNPHACVPFLEELFTVGQEAKLELLPSPRLINTHMHHSLLPPSLTGNPDCKIVYVCREPKDMVVSLWHFAKSIMPEGSKHTFSDLFEDACKGETPSGPIWDHTLGYWRASKAHPDRVLFLKYEEMLLDRAGAVRELARFLGVPFSAAEEAQGMPADIVGLCSIETMKGLSANRTGVAGLLGFKHESFFRKGVAGDWANHMTLEMARRFDDIVEDKLRGSGLTFKP from the exons ATGGCCAGTACTCCTCCCCCCAGTACTGCTCTAAGCAGCATCGGCCCCGTCCCGTTCAAGGacgtggccggcgccggcggcgagggacaCCGCGGGGTGCCTCCGCCGGAGGAATTCTCCGgcaccgtcgccgccatgcCAACCACCAACATGCTGGGCTTCAAGCTGCACCGGCACCAGGACACCTGGGTGGTCGACGCGTGTCTCACGGGCGTCCTCTCCGTGCAGCGCCGCTTTGCCCCGCGGCCCGGCGACGTGGTCCTCGCGAGCCCGCCCAAGTGCGGCACCACCTGGCTCAAGGCGCTCGCCTTCGCCGTCATGGCGCGGGCGGCGTACCCGCCGTCGCTGGCGAGTAACGAGGAGCACCCGCTCCTCCGGCTCAACCCGCACGCGTGCGTCCCTTTCTTGGAGGAGTTGTTCACCGTCGGCCAGGAGGCCAAGCTTGAGCTCCTGCCGTCGCCCAGGCTCATCAACACGCACATGCACCACTCTCTCCTGCCCCCCTCACTCACTGGTAATCCCGACTGCAAAATCGTCTACGTATGCAG GGAGCCCAAGGATATGGTGGTTTCCCTGTGGCACTTTGCCAAAAGCATCATGCCGGAAGGCAGCAAGCACACGTTCTCGGACTTGTTCGAGGACGCTTGCAAGGGCGAGACCCCCAGCGGGCCCATCTGGGACCACACCCTGGGGTACTGGCGCGCGAGCAAAGCCCACCCGGACAGGGTCCTGTTCCTGAAATACGAGGAGATGCTGCTGGACCGGGCCGGCGCCGTGAGGGAGCTGGCCCGGTTCCTCGGCGTGCCGTTCTCGGCCGCCGAGGAAGCACAGGGGATGCCCGCGGACATCGTGGGGCTATGCAGCATTGAGACGATGAAGGGCCTGAGCGCGAACAGGACGGGCGTGGCCGGGCTGCTCGGGTTCAAGCATGAATCCTTCTTCAGGAAAGGGGTGGCTGGGGACTGGGCCAACCATATGACGCTTGAAATGGCCCGGCGGTTTGATGACATTGTGGAGGATAAGCTCCGTGGATCGGGACTGACCTTCAAGCCTTGA
- the LOC100845612 gene encoding pentatricopeptide repeat-containing protein At2g34400 — MPTAPASSAAAAASSVISKLHTRCHSLSAMKQLHAHILHLNHHRRRPFPYNHFLSKLLTLSSSAAAADYALLLLAAHPAPTAFSYNVTLRFFASTRPRTALRLFLRMLRAALRPDAYTLPFLLLAAARAPEPPFARSAHALLCRLGLQAHDHTVHSLVTMYSNLGDPLAARRVFDGIPRRDVVSWNAMMKAYERAGMAADVARMFRDMIDEGAVAPNEVTVAVVLAACRDAGDLVLGRWLEEWVRSAEIEVGSLVGSALVGMYEKCGEMTEARRVFDGIAHKDVVAWNAMITGYAQNGMSKEAIALFHSMRQEGASPDKITLVGVLSACAAVGALELGTELDAYASHRGLYGNVYVGTALVDMYSKCGDLDKAVQVFGKLPCKNEATWNALICGLAFNGRGHEAIRQFEVMRNEEGLRPDDITFIGVLSACVHAGLLKDGRRWFNSLTSEFQIIPKIEHYSCMVDLLARAGHLEEAWDFVEKIPGKADAVMLGALLAACRKCKNVEVSERVINRIMQLEPSNSWNYVVSSKIYASSDRLDDSAKMRGLMRERGVSKIPGCSWVEVSGKVLEFYAGDESQHGADDMYQLHDMLIDEMRLEGYVPNLDLV; from the exons ATGCCCACTGCTCCAGCTtcctctgcggcggcggcggcctcctccgtgATCTCCAAGCTCCACACGAGATGCCATTCCCTCTCCGCCATGAAGCAGCTCCACGCGCACATCCTCCACCTcaaccaccaccgccgccgccccttccCCTACAACCACTTCCTCTCCAAGCTCCtcaccctctcctcctccgccgccgccgccgactacgcgctgctcctcctcgccgcgcacCCTGCCCCTACGGCCTTCTCCTACAACGTCACGCTCCGCTTCTTCGCGTCCACCCGCCCGCGCACCGCCCTCCGCCTCTTCCTCCGCATGCTCCGCGCCGCGCTCCGCCCGGACGCATACACGCTCccgttcctcctcctcgccgcggcgcgcgcccCGGAGCCGCCATTCGCGCGCTCCGCGCACGCGCTCCTCTGCAGGCTCGGGCTCCAGGCGCACGACCACACCGTGCACTCCCTCGTCACCATGTACTCCAACCTCGGCGACCCCCTTGCCGCGCGCAGGGTGTTCGACGGAATCCCCCGCCGGGACGTCGTCTCCTGGAACGCCATGATGAAGGCGTACGAGCGGGCGGGCATGGCAGCCGATGTGGCAAGGATGTTCCGTGACATGATCGATGAGGGTGCCGTGGCGCCCAATGAGGTGACCGTGGCCGTCGTGCTCGCCGCATGCAGGGATGCCGGGGACTTGGTGCTTGGTAGGTGGTTGGAGGAGTGGGTCAGGTCTGCGGAGATTGAGGTCGGGTCGCTCGTCGGCTCTGCTCTCGTCGGGATGTATGAGAAGTGTGGTGAGATGACAGAGGCACGGCGCGTGTTTGACGGCATCGCTCACAAGGATGTCGTCGCTTGGAATGCCATGATCACCGG GTACGCGCAGAATGGCATGTCCAAGGAAGCCATTGCTTTGTTTCACAGCATGAGGCAAGAAGGGGCAAGTCCAGATAAGATAACCTTGGTTGGAGTGCTCTCAGCCTGTGCTGCGGTCGGAGCTCTGGAGCTAGGCACTGAACTGGACGCCTATGCCTCACACAGAGGCCTCTACGGCAATGTCTACGTCGGGACTGCCTTAGTGGACATGTACTCAAAGTGTGGAGATCTTGACAAAGCCGTACAAGTGTTTGGGAAGCTGCCATGTAAGAATGAAGCTACATGGAATGCCTTGATCTGTGGGCTTGCCTTTAATGGGAGAGGCCATGAAGCCATTCGGCAGTTTGAAGTCATGAGGAATGAGGAAGGGCTCCGGCCTGATGATATCACTTTTATAGGAGTCCTTTCTGCTTGTGTGCATGCAGGGTTACTGAAAGATGGCCGGCGGTGGTTCAACTCCTTGACATCCGAGTTTCAAATCATTCCCAAGATCGAGCACTACTCCTGCATGGTTGATTTATTGGCACGTGCCGGACATTTAGAAGAAGCATGGGACTTCGTTGAGAAGATCCCTGGTAAGGCGGATGCAGTAATGTTGGGAGCTTTGCTTGCTGCTTGTAGGAAATGCAAGAATGTTGAGGTCAGTGAAAGGGTCATCAATAGGATCATGCAGCTGGAGCCCTCAAATTCGTGGAACTATGTGGTTTCGTCCAAGATATATGCAAGCTCAGATAGATTGGATGACTCTGCAAAGATGAGAGGTCTGATGCGGGAGAGGGGTGTCAGCAAAATTCCGGGTTGCAGCTGGGTCGAGGTTAGTGGCAAAGTCCTTGAATTCTATGCAGGGGATGAATCGCAGCACGGGGCGGATGATATGTATCAGCTCCATGATATGCTGATTGATGAGATGAGACTGGAGGGTTATGTTCCAAATCTTGATCTGGTGTAG